The DNA window ATGGCCTCACCCAAGTGATGGCAAACCGGCTGCGGCAGACGTGAAATCAGCCACATCGCCAGCACCGCCAACCAAGTCGGCCAATGTTTAGGAGCGTAAAGGTGTCGCGGAATTGTCATGAGAGCGCAATAAGATAGCAGCGTTTTGTGTTCTAAAACCGAGCCGCATTGTACACTGAATGCACGCAAGCTCTCCGCCAGAGACCGCATTTTTATCATGATGAATAAGCCCGGCCGCTCAGGCCTATCACGACTCATCGCCGCCAGCACTTATTCCTGGAGGGGGCTGCGAGCCGCCTGGCGCTATGAAGAGGCCTTTCGCCAGGAGGCGACCTTCGCCCTCATCCTGCTGCCTGCCGCTTTCTGGCTCGGCGAAGACGCGACTCAGCGTGGTCTGCTCATCTTCAGCGTGGCCCTGCTGGTGGTTGTCGAGCTGATCAACTCCGCTATCGAGGCCGCCATCGACCGCATTGGTAGCGAGCGCCATCCGCTCTCAGGCCAGGCAAAAGACATTGGCTCGGCGGCGGTTATGGTGAGCCTGCTGCTGTGCCTGGTGGTCTGGGGCCTGGTCATTTTCGAAAGATTGACCCAGTAGGCGGCCCCATCGCCAGAAAACCGGACTTTTCCCCCGAACAGTCTTGACATCATCCCGGCAAAGCTGAATAATCCCCGCCCTAAATTTCAGAGCCAGTTTTCGAGGAGTAAGAAGCGTGGCGAATTCCCCCCAAGCAAAGAAGCGCGCACGTCAGGCGGAAAAAAGTCGCACGCACAA is part of the Spongiibacter taiwanensis genome and encodes:
- a CDS encoding diacylglycerol kinase, with the protein product MMNKPGRSGLSRLIAASTYSWRGLRAAWRYEEAFRQEATFALILLPAAFWLGEDATQRGLLIFSVALLVVVELINSAIEAAIDRIGSERHPLSGQAKDIGSAAVMVSLLLCLVVWGLVIFERLTQ